The Candidatus Neomarinimicrobiota bacterium genomic sequence GGAATCAACATCACCTTGTTAGGAACTGATGCAGATGGGAGTCCACTTTCTTATGGCTACACCACACCAGTAAGTGGTACCCTAACCGGAACGGCGCCTGCGCTCACATACACCCCTTTTGCCAACTATAATGGTACGGACGGTTTCAAGTACGTGGTGAATGATGGAACAATCAATAGTGATTCAGTTTCTGTAGAGATTACGATTGCGGCGGTGAATGATATTCCAGCCATTACCTTGGCTTATACGGATTCTTTGTTGGTGGATCAGACCATAACTGAGGGAATGCTATTCCCGAAAGAAGCCACATCCACAGCCACGAACCAGTTTGCTATTACAGATATAGATGACACGAATATGGAAAGTGCCGTGGTTACCATTACGCCTTACTATATGGGTGAAGATACCTTGGTATTCGGTGCTGCAGGGACCAAAGTATTGGCCTTTGTTAAAACTGGCGACGGTACAATAACAGCTCCTTATGTTGGTACTTATACCTACACAGGATCAGAAAATATTACCGCTTACATGGATCACTTGAGTGATCTAAAGTATCAAAACACCAAAGGGAATAATTTAACCACCGCACCCAGAACAGTAACACTTACCGTGAATGATGGTGATGGCAACAGCAATACGGTGAGCCGTGTGTTGGATGTGAAGATTACCAACCGTGCACCCGTAGCCGTAGCCCTCTCCCAGGATGGGAATGAAGATGGGAGTATGGCCATTACCTTAACCGCAACGGATGAAGATGATAATCCGTTAACATACACCGTAACGAATCAACCGATGCATGGTGGCATCTCAGGTACACTACCGGTGTTAACCTACACACCAAATCCAAACTACTTTGGTGAAGACAGCTTTCGCTATATTGCCAATGATGGCATTATCAACAGTGATACAGCCACCGTTACATTAACCGTAAAGAATGTACAGGATGCACCCAAACCTTTCGCTTGGGTGAGCGTGTTGGCGGACACGGTAAATATTACGGGAGATAACCTGACGGATATTTATACCCTTAACTGGGATGAGAGTAAGGATGTGGATAACGAGACAGTGGATTATTTAATCACAATAAGGGTGGGACAATCACCGGCTGTTCATTTTGAAGATACAACCGGTACCACGTTTAATATCTCCTATCAAGACTTCGTGGATAACGCATTTGAGCGGTTCCCAATGCTCCCTAGAGTAACGGTTCACTTTGGTGTATTGGCTACCGATGGTATTGATACGGTGAATGTTACAGGCGAAGATCGTACCGTCATGGTCAATCGCTATGACTTTCTCGCCACAGGCGAAGCAGGTTTCCCGGAAGTCTTCGCGCTCCATGAAAACTATCCAAATCCCTTTAACCCCAGCACTACACTGAGTTTTGACTTGCCTAAAATCAGTAATGTGAATATTACGATTTACAATATGCTAGGACAGAAGGTAAAAACATTTTCTATGCAAAACACATCCGCCGGTTACCATAGTGTACGGTGGAATGGAACCAATGATTTAGGAGAAAGAGTGAGTACAGGTATTTACCTGTATCAATTACACACGAGAGAATTTGTGAAAACCCGTAAAATGGTATTCATGAAATAAAAATCTTTAAGCATGATTTGGATTTGCTCTCCAATGCTTAAAGTAAGATGATCGATACACATGCGAGTAAAAGCCCTCTCTGGTAATTCGGAGGGGGCTTTTTTATTATATTGAACCAACCTTCTTTCTTACGGTCATACACCCTCTTTTAATGTCATCCCGGGCGAAGTATGAGACCCGGGAACCAAAACCACAGTGCGATTTAACCAATTATTAGCATGTGGGTTATCAGCATTATTCAGATTAATTGACTTAGCCAGTGGAACGACATAGGGATTTCCAAAAGTGAGTAAGGGCGTACTATCGTTATTCAGTCTGGATATTGGATGTCTTTCAGATTCCGGGATGACAAGGGGAGGGATTAATTGCGACTGCGTCCATCAATAATGATTGTTTGTAATTTACTTTTTAACCTTTCAACTACTTGAGGATGATCCTGAGAGACATCGTTCAATTCACCAATATCTTCATTAAGATTAAAAAGCGCATATTCTGGAACAGTCCATAATTTCATAGACAAATCGCCATTATACATTTTTTTTGCATCATGTCTTTGAAGTTTCCATTCGCCAACACGGAGGCCATAAGTTCCTCGAAGACCATTGTCCTGGGATACAATATGATTTCTGCCTTTAGCGCCATCTTTACCTAACAGTGCACCCAACACATTAAAACTATCTAAAACGCCGTCTTTAGGCAACGGAACGCCTGTCAATGCTGCCATACTTGCAGCTAAGTCAATGGTGGATATCATTTCATCAGAAACACCTGGTTGTATTTTCCCTTTCCAATAGGTGATGAAAGGCGTTCGTGTACCTCCTTCTCGAACAGTATATTTTCCACCACTGTAAGGACCGGCTGGTTTATGGTTACCCAATGCTTCATTGGCAAAATCGTCGTAACCATCATCCAGAACGGGCCCATTATCTGAGACAAAAATAATCAAAGTATTTTCCGTTAGATTAAGGCGATCCAGTGTCTTCATAATTTCACCCACATTCCAATCTAACTGAACAATGGCATCGCCACGGAAACTCATTCCCGATTGCCCTTGGAATCGTTCATGAGGCATTCGGGGTACATGAATGTCGTGGGAAGAAAAGAAAAGAAAAAATGGATTATCCTTATTGTCTTCTATCCATTGGTTGGATTGTTTTTGCCATTCGTCTGCTAAATCTTCATCTCTAAAGCGAGCCGCATGTCCGCCAGTATAGAACCCAATCCTGCCAATACCATTATGAATGGTATTGTTGTGGCCATCATTCCAATTCATTTTTAGGGTATTGCGGTGGGTGATGCCCGTGGGATGATTTTCACTGGGTTTTTTACGGCCAACCCAAAGGGGATCGTTCGGATCGAGATTCCGTACACGGTGATTCTCAACGTACACTTGGGGGACACGGTCGTTTGTAGTGGGAAGAAGAAAATTATAATCAAACCCAATTTCTCTCGGACCGGGATTTAGCTCACCATTCCAATCGGGACCTTCTGGACCGCCCAATCCCAAGTGCCATTTTCCGATAACTGCCGTTTTGTAGCCTGATTTCTGTAATAATGATGCTATAGTTTCTGTTCCAGGTTTAATAATGGCCGGTGCATTTGGAGGCGCAATGCCTGTTCCTTTTTTACGAAAGGCGTAAGAGCCGGTAAGGAATGAATATCGCGTTGGGGTGCAAGTAGAAGCGGAGCAATATCCACTGGTGAATTTCAGACCACCTTCTGCTAGTTTATCAATATTGGGTGTTTTTACATTTTCCGGTTTGGCGCCGTATGCGCCCACATCGCCGTAACCCAAATCATCCGCCATGATGACAATAATGTTGGGCCTTTCAACTGTATCTTTCGATGAACATGAAAACACCAGAATGGACAGAATTAAAAATGAATATTTCATAATATGTTATCTTTCATTTTTGATCATAGAATGCTTTGATTTCTTTAGCATACTTCATCATGAGGTCATTGGGGATGGGGAGTAGAAGGTTGTACTGGGTAATCTTCCATTCAGTATCTACAATCTTTAATGCGCCGGTTCCTCTGAAATTGCCATAACTCTTACTATATAATATTTCATCAAACCAAGCCGTCTTTCCATCATCAGAAAAAAATACATTTCGTTCTGTCATGATGTATGTCCAACCCTTGCCGGTGGCCATGCGTTTGGAAGCGTATTCATCGAATTCCGATTTTGTCCATCGCTCGTTTATATCTGTTCCCAAAAAGACAGCATCTTTAGAAAACAACGCCATATACTTTTTGGCTTTAGCTTCTGCAGCATAAAGGTGAAGGTTGTCCAATATATTTTCTACCGCATCTGTGTTAGCAATATTTTGGGAGAATGAGATGGTGCTCAAAAAAATTGTAAGGATACATTTTTTCATTTATTAAATCCTGTCGTAATTATGTGTATTAATTCTTTTTCATATTTGTTATGTAAAACGTCACTTCATCGTCGGCAGTCTGCAAATTCCAATCAATAGAAATTTCACTGGGATTGCCATAGGCATTATCATATTTAATTTCGAATTGGTGTGCTTCTTCAACAGCAGTTTTGGATAAATCAAACAGTGCATTGATGGTGTGCCATTGTTCCGGGACGAGTTTCTGTGGTGGCAAGTTATCATCTGCAAATAAGACTGATTTAATGGTATCATTGTTTACAGATACACGAACCTCCCGAACCCATTCATCAATACAAAAACAGCTGGCGCGAAAGTTGAACTCATAACTGACCATATTATTTGATTGCCATTTATTGTAATTATTTTGCCAAGTAATGAGGTCCGATTCTGGTTCATTGTCGCAACCGATTAATAGGAATAGTATAGGGAAACATATTTTTGATAGCGTATTCACGGTCTAATTTCTAATGGAATGATTTCAAATTCAATTAGAAATTGAGAGATGCGCCCACTTAGTATTTTTTAAGAAAACTTCCACCATTGTCCGTGATATTAGACTCAATAGACAATAGGTCTAACACTGAATCATAAACGTCTGGTTGTTTGTATTCTTGACGCTTTAGTATGGATAATGGAATGGATGATTTAACAATCAAGGGTACATTTCTTTGCTCTGGAGGTAAAGGTATTCCCGGAGGCATGCCATGAAATACGCGATTATTTTCCATGAGTGATTCACCATGATCAGAAACATAAATAAATACATAAGGTACACCTGAACTATCCAGTTCATTTATAACGCCACCCAAAACATAATCCGTATAAACAATCGTATTGTCATATGAATTATATAATTCATCTATCGTGCATTCATTTACTACATCCGCATCCTCACACATGGGTTTAAAATGATAGAATTCAGGGGGAATCCGTCTTTGATAGTTGGGCCCATGACTACCGCCACCAAGGTGTAATACAATGAAACGATATCCGGATGTGTATGATTTAAGGTTTTCATTGAGCAAAGGAATAACATCTTCATCATAACATCGATCGCCATAGTTACAATTTGAGACTCTCGTTTGTTCGACTGTGCCACAATTATCATAGAGAGAAAAATGAGAATAACAGGCTGAATTTACTCCGGCCTTTGCAGTGATTGTGGCTAATGCCACATCCTGTTTTGAGAGTATCTCTGGTAATGCATATAAAGTTGAACCGTATTTTGCTACCCCATTAAGCAGATGAAGATCTTTATCTTTTGATAAGATTGGATTAGTATTTTGTCTGGTGTATCCATATAAGCTAAAATTTTTCTGCCGAGCTGATTCACCCACGGCGAGAACAACGACTAAATTATCTTGGGATAATGTGCGAGCAGAAACATTGATTTCCTTTCTCTCTCTATCAGGGAGATAGGCTTCGATACTTTTTTGTATAATACTAATCATACTTTGGTTATGATTGACTGGAATAAGTTGATGAAGTATATATTTTCTAGATGTATTTGCAGCCCGATGTATCGAGTCAAACTGTACATATAATAATGATAGAGCCAAAACTATTGATATTGAGAATAAGGTGATAGATCTCAATAAATATTTAATAGGTCCTGCAAAAGTTATCTGAACAAAATAAATCACAGTAATGGGTAAAATAATTAAGAATAAAATATATGGTATCATTTGGAATGATAACAGTCCCCATACTTCTGTAGTATCAGTATTAAATGTATTCATTATCATACTATGGTCTATGGCAACATCATATTTAGCAATAAAATATGCGGATAATCCACTCATTATGGTAAAGAAAATTGACAAAGGTTTAATCGTCCAGCGATGAGCCAAAAGTATGAATAAAGCTATGGATAGGCAAAGTCCAACAATATAAAATGCGATTATACCCACATAATCGAAGGTGTCTTTTAGGTAGAACCATTTAGAAATTTTATCAAAGTTTATGGCATTGTATATAATGTATGTTATTGTGGAGTATAAAAGGCAAAAAGAGGTATGAGAAACTTTGAATTTTAAAAGGTTGGTGTAGTTTTTTATCATGGTTTAATATTTTAATAGAATGGTTTTAAGTCTAATCTAGTCTGCCTCATTTATTAAAACAGGAATCGAATAAAAAGGATTTAATAGATTTAATCTATAATGGCTGGGCAAATAGAATGGAGAGAATAAATAACCCATATATAAGAGTTTTATGAGAGCGAGTGAATTTTGACATATGTATCTACCTATTCTATTTACTTAATTGTGCAAACCCTGGAGGCGATTTACGATGACTTGTCTGTTGTTCATAGGCATAAACATAACCCATAATTCTCGGTTCATCAAAATGTCGGCCTATAAAAGTAATACCAGCAGGTAATCCGTTTTTTGTAAATCCAGATGGTACTGTAATCGCGGGCATTCCAGTATGAGGGGAAATGTATTGGCTGTTGTCCCCTGCGGGACTTTCCATATCGCCCACCAAACGGGGTGGGTTGCTCCAAGTGGGATAAATGAATGCATCTATATTTGCTGCATCCATCGCATCGTTCACCGCTTTTGAGAAGGCAATATTTTTCGGTGAATGATAGAGGTCAATGCATATGGGATCTCGTTCATCGGGGGGTACTGTTTTCTTAAGGCTACCATCAATCATCTTTTCTATATAGGGTAAATACAAACCAGAATCCTTTACCTCTTGTAGTGACTTAACCGGCGCATTTTCTCCAAGAGAAGCGAGGTAGCTATTTACGTCATGTTGAAACACGTTACACCAAATCCCATCTATTAATTCATCATAATTGGGAATATCAAATGGGTCGACGATTATAGCGCCAGCAGCTTTTAAATCGGCAATGGCTTTTTCAGTTAATGTCACAATTTCAGGATTGGCCGTGGCCGTATCAATGTATCGGCGAAGGATACCGATATGTGCTCCTTTTAAGTTATTTAGCGATAAGTACTGTAAATAATCTTCTGGGATTTTTCCTTGAGATCGTTCCGTAATGGGATCATTTGGATCATAACCAGCAATGACTTCATAGATGCGGACTGCATCTTCTACAGTTCTGGCGAAAGGTCCGCCAATATCATTCCGAAGCATCAGAGGAATAATGCCGTCTCGACTTGTGGCGCCCATGGTAGATCGAATGCCAACAAGGTTATTATGAGACGATGGACCTCGTATGGAATTGCCTGTATCCGTTCCCAATCCAGCCAAAGCTAAATTAGCAGCCACGGCTGCTGCCGTACCACCGCTAGACCCAGCGGGAACTCGGGATAAATCATAAGGATTTCGAGTGACACCTGCAATTGAGCTCTCCGTTTTATAAGCGCTAAATGCCCATTCAGCCATATTGGATTTGCCCAGAATAATCGCCCCGGCCTCTCTGATTTTTTCTACTTGAAATGCATCGTCTGGTGCTATGGATCCTTTCATTGCTAATGACCCTCCTGTTGTGGGTAAATCATAAGTGTCGTAATTATCCTTAACAATAATAGGAATACCATGGAGTGGGCGAAGTAATCCCGTTTTTTTATACTCTGCATCTAACTCATCCGCTATTTTTAATGCATTCGGATTCACCACAACAATAGCATTCAATTTTGTAGATTGGTCGTATGCTTGAATTCTAGCCAAGTAGATTTCGACCAATTGTCGTGATGTTAATTCACCCTTTTCAAATGCAAGATGTACTTCTGCAATCGTGGTTTCTAAAACATTAAATTGCGATTTCGAGGACTTGTTTCTATAGCAAGAAAATATAACTAAAATGGATAGAATTGATACAATATGGAGATTGGTTATTTTTTTGAGCATAGGATTAACTGAGTTTGATTTAAAATAATTGAATCTATATTAAAGTTATTTTTACTTAATTCATAACCGAATATTTGGTGATCATTTTGTAATTAGGAGGAATGATCTTTAATTAAAATAGTTGATCTCTGCCATTGTATCGTATGATTTAACCGAGGTAAATTTGCCGTTATGACAGAGTTTAAACTTAAGTCAGACTTCAGTCCACAGGGGGATCAGCCTCAGGCCATAGATGGATTGGTCAAAGGCCTCAACAATGGGGACAAGCATCAAGTGCTTTTAGGTATCACCGGTTCTGGGAAAACATTTACCATGGCCAATGTGATTCAAAAAGTGCAACGACCGACCCTAATTATTTCTCATAATAAAACTTTGGCTGCCCAGTTGTATGGTGAATTCAAGCAGCTATTTCCTGATAATGCTGTGGAATTTTTCATTAGTTATTATGATTATTACCAACCTGAAGCTTATATGCCCATTACGGATACCTTTATTGAAAAGGATATGTCCGTTAATGAGGAGATTGATATTCTTCGTTTGAAAGCCACCAGTTCGCTACTCGAACGCAAGGATGTGATTGTGGTTAGTTCTGTGTCCTGCATTTATGGAATCGGTTCCCCTGAGGAATATAAAAGTAAAGTGATTCAGCTTAAGAGGGGTTCGGTACTGAATCGGAAAAAGTTTTTAAAAAGTTTGGTAAATATTCACTATCGCAGGAATGATACGGTCTTTGAGCGCAGTTCGTTTCGTGTCCGTGGTGATGTGATTGAAATTTATTTAGCCTACGAGGAAGTAGGTATTCGCGTTGAACTCTTCGGTAATGAGATTGATAATATATGTCGATTCCATCCATTAACAGGAGAAATCCTTAAAGAAATGGATTCTGATTTTATTTATCCCGGAAAACATTTTGTAACAGACCAAGAAACAATCAATCGTGTGATGGGCGATATTAGGCATGATCTCATCCACCGATTGGACGAACTTAGAGAATTGGATAAATTACTTGAGATTCAAAGGCTAGAGCAGCGAACAAATTTTGATCTGGAAATGATGATGGAAGTGGGCTATTGTTCTGGCATTGAGAATTATTCTCGCTACTTTTCTGGGCGGAAACCAGGAGAGCGTCCATTCACTTTGATTGACTTTTTCCCCGATGATTTTATAACCATTCTTGATGAATCTCACGTATCCTTACCTCAAATTCAAGCGATGTATAATGGAGATCGAGCACGAAAAGAAGTGTTGGTGGAACATGGTTTTCGACTTCCAAGTGCCATGGATAATCGACCAATGAAAATAGAGGAATTTCATGCCAAGCAAAACCAAATTGTTTATGTATCAGCTACGCCAGCATATCGAGAATTAGAAATGACAAAAGGTGTTGTCGTTGAACAGGTTATTCGACCCACAGGATTGTTAGACCCCATAGTTGAAGTACGTAAAAGTGAAGGTCAAATTGATGACTTAATTGGGGAAATTCGAGAACGAACTGAACGAAATGAACGAATTTTGGTAACCACCTTAACGAAACGAATGGCCGAGGATTTGAGTGAATTTCTCCGCGGGGTGAATCTTCGAGTGCGTTATCTTCATAGTGATATTGCAACGTTTGAACGCGTTCAGATATTACGTGATTTAAGATTGGGTACCTTTGATGTATTGGTTGGTATTAATCTCTTGAGGGAAGGTTTGGATTTACCGGAAGTATCATTGGTGGCCGTGATTGATGCGGATAAACAGGGGTTCTTACGGTCTCGAAGTGCATTGATGCAGGTGGCAGGTCGAGCGGCTAGACATGTAAATGGGCAAGTTATTCTTTATGGAGATAAAATTTCCGATGCCATGGATTACCTTATTAAAGAAACTAGTCGTCGTAGAGCTATACAGGAAAAGTATAATAAAGATAATGGCATTTCTCCCCAAACAGTTTATAAATCAACTGATGATATTATGGGTTCAACTGCCGTAGCAGACTCAATACATGATACTGAACCAGAACCATTCAAAAAAAGAAGAGGTGATGATTTTAGTCAGATGGACAAAAAATTAGCCTTAGACATGATGCAACAGGAAATGATTGAAGCAGCAGAAAATTTAGACTTTGAACGAGCAGCTCAACTTCGGGATGAAATAACCAAGATGGAAAAAGAACTAGCAACTGCGTTTTAAGAGAAACTCACAAAATACACGAAAATGATTTCAATTAAAATTATTACGATTTTTCATGTTTTTTATCGGGAAGAAAATAAAATATGAATATTGATAGAATACAAAGAGCTTCAGGAATTGTCGGTAGATCCGATGCGATTCAACAAGTCATAGAAATGGTGGTACAAGTAGCGCCCATTGACATATCTGTTCTAGTTACAGGTGAATCGGGAACTGGGAAAGAAATGGTAGCCAAAGCGCTTCATCGAAACAGTAAGCGCTCCCATGAGGAATTAGTTACAGTGAACTGTGGTGCAATACCTGAAGGCATTATTGAAAGTGAACTATTTGGCCATAAAAAAGGCGCTTATACAGACGCAAGAGAAGACCGAAAAGGATATTTTGAAACGGCCAATAAAGGGACGATATTTTTGGACGAAATTGGAGAAACACCTTTAGAAACTCAGGTAAAACTCCTTCGCGTTCTTGAAAGTGGTGAATTCATGCCCGTAGGTGCCTCTAAAACAAAAAGAACCGATGTTCGAGTGGTTGCTGCCACCAATAAAGATTTGGCCGAGCTTGTTGAAAAAGGGCAATTCCGGCAGGACCTCTATTATCGATTGAAAACTGTTACCATTAATGTTCCTGCCTTGCGCCACCGTGTTGAGGATATTAGTTTATTGGTTGAACGATTTGCATTAGAATTCACTCGATCGAACGATATGGTTTATCGTGGATTTATGCCAGAGGCCATTCGTGCCATGAAGAACAATCCTTGGAATGGGAATGTGCGTGAATTGAAGAATTTTGTAGAAAGTATTATCGTCCTTGAAAGAGGAGAAAGAATTACCGTTGAAATGGTTGACAAGCAATTGGGGAATGGAACAGTTAATGTTTCACCAAACCCTGCTTTACCCATGCTAATGCAGCAACCTCCAGAAGCGGCTGAACGGGAACTTATTTTACGCCAATTATTTTTACTGCGACAGGATGTGGAATTTTTAAAACAATTGGCCACACCTGGATCAGTAGTTATGGATAAAATGGGCATGCCTATGATTCCACAAAATAGTAGCGAAATTACCCCGACGCTTCATATTGATGAGGAAACGGAATTCTTTATTAAAAATGGATCTATTGGTGATATGAGTATTGAAGACCTAGAGCGGGAGGCAATCGAAAGAACATTGCGCTTTTTTAATAATAATCGTCGTGCCACAGCTAAATCATTGGGGATGAGCGAGAGAACTTTATATCGAAAGATTGATCAGTTTGGATTAGAGCGAAAGATAAAAAATTAATCTTTCATGAATTACCCAAAAGATACGAAAAAAATGAAAAATAAATTTCCATTCATAATAAGTTTCTTTTTATTGACCATTTCGTCATGCATGTATTACTCAATGGCAGGTAGTATTCCGGCTCATATTAATTCAATTGCCATTCCTATTGTTGAAAATCAAACGGCGGAATTTGGTATGAGTGAGTCGGTCACCGAAAATTTGCTAATTAAATTTAATGAAGAAAATATTCTTCGTGTCACCGAGGAAGATCAGGCGACTTCAATCCTCCGTGGAACAATCACACGCGTGACCGATGCTCCCTATACATTTACCAAAGAAGAGGCAGTAACGGAATATCGATTTACCATCCACATGGATGTTGAATGGTACGATGTGAGGGATGATAAAATATTAATTAAAAAGAATTTTTCCGGATGGGGTGCTTATGGTTTATCCGGGGATATTAGCAGCGATGCAATTGATAATGATGGCGATGGCTTGATTGATGGTGATGACAATGATGAGTTTGGCGATCCACGTGAATTCGCGACCACAGTTGCTGTAACAAAAATAGCTGAAGATGTTTTGAATGAAATTATGACGTCGTGGTAATTTCTAGACTTAATTAATCTAAAATGTGAGTGAAATGACAACTACAATAAAACAATTAAAAGACTTTGAAGGGCAGGAAGTGACCCTTAATGGCTGGGTTTACAATATTCGTTCAATTGGTAAAATTTGGTTTTTAATCCTTCGTGACGGAACTGGGTTGGTTCAGTGCGTGGTCGTGAAGGCTGAAACGGATGAAGCGATATTCAATCTTGAGAGTGAGTTGACCCAGGAATCATCCGTGACTGTAACTGGAATGGTTCGGGCTGAGCCTAGATCTGTGGGTGGCTTCGAATTGGGCGTTACCAATATTGAAGTACACCAGATTGCAGAAGAATATCCCATATCCCACAAAGAGCATGGGACGGATTTTCTCATGAACAACCGGCACCTTTGGCTACGATCCAAAAACCAGAACGCTATTTTACGTGTACGCCACCAGGTGATAAAAGCGACACGAGATTTCTTTGACGATAATGGTTTTACGCTCATGGATTCACCGATCCTTACGGGAAATTCTGTTGAAGGAACCAGTACATTATTCGAATTGGAATATTTTGATAGATCCGCATATTTAACGCAAAGTGGTCAATTGTATGGAGAAGCCAGCGCTATGGCATTTGGGAATATCTATGTATTCGGTCCCACATTTCGCGCCGAGAAATCTAAAACACGTCGTCATTTAACGGAATTCTGGATGGTAGAACCGGAAATGGCCTACTGTGATTTGGATGAGAATATGACTTGGGCTGAGAAATATGTGAGCTATGTCGTCCAGTGGTGTTTGGAGCATTGTAAGGAAGAATTGAAAATCCTTGAGCGGGATACTTCAGGTTTAGAAAAAGTTGTGCCGCCTTTTCCCCGCATCACTTATGATGAAGCTGCTAAGATTCTTCAAGAAAAGGGAACAGACTTTACCTATGGCTCCGATTTTGGTGGAACGGATGAAACAATCATTTCTGAACAGTTTGATCGCCCAGTAATGATCCACCGTTGGCCGGCAGAGATTAAAGCATTCTATATGAAACGGGACGTTAATAATGACAATCTAGCCTTGGGCGTCGATATGATTGCGCCGGAAGGATATGGCGAAATTATTGGCGGTGGCCAACGTGAAGATGACCATGATTTACTATTGGGCAGAATCAAAGAGCATAAACTGCCGGTCGAACC encodes the following:
- a CDS encoding arylsulfatase — protein: MKYSFLILSILVFSCSSKDTVERPNIIVIMADDLGYGDVGAYGAKPENVKTPNIDKLAEGGLKFTSGYCSASTCTPTRYSFLTGSYAFRKKGTGIAPPNAPAIIKPGTETIASLLQKSGYKTAVIGKWHLGLGGPEGPDWNGELNPGPREIGFDYNFLLPTTNDRVPQVYVENHRVRNLDPNDPLWVGRKKPSENHPTGITHRNTLKMNWNDGHNNTIHNGIGRIGFYTGGHAARFRDEDLADEWQKQSNQWIEDNKDNPFFLFFSSHDIHVPRMPHERFQGQSGMSFRGDAIVQLDWNVGEIMKTLDRLNLTENTLIIFVSDNGPVLDDGYDDFANEALGNHKPAGPYSGGKYTVREGGTRTPFITYWKGKIQPGVSDEMISTIDLAASMAALTGVPLPKDGVLDSFNVLGALLGKDGAKGRNHIVSQDNGLRGTYGLRVGEWKLQRHDAKKMYNGDLSMKLWTVPEYALFNLNEDIGELNDVSQDHPQVVERLKSKLQTIIIDGRSRN
- a CDS encoding phosphoethanolamine transferase, yielding MIKNYTNLLKFKVSHTSFCLLYSTITYIIYNAINFDKISKWFYLKDTFDYVGIIAFYIVGLCLSIALFILLAHRWTIKPLSIFFTIMSGLSAYFIAKYDVAIDHSMIMNTFNTDTTEVWGLLSFQMIPYILFLIILPITVIYFVQITFAGPIKYLLRSITLFSISIVLALSLLYVQFDSIHRAANTSRKYILHQLIPVNHNQSMISIIQKSIEAYLPDRERKEINVSARTLSQDNLVVVLAVGESARQKNFSLYGYTRQNTNPILSKDKDLHLLNGVAKYGSTLYALPEILSKQDVALATITAKAGVNSACYSHFSLYDNCGTVEQTRVSNCNYGDRCYDEDVIPLLNENLKSYTSGYRFIVLHLGGGSHGPNYQRRIPPEFYHFKPMCEDADVVNECTIDELYNSYDNTIVYTDYVLGGVINELDSSGVPYVFIYVSDHGESLMENNRVFHGMPPGIPLPPEQRNVPLIVKSSIPLSILKRQEYKQPDVYDSVLDLLSIESNITDNGGSFLKKY
- a CDS encoding amidase; protein product: MLKKITNLHIVSILSILVIFSCYRNKSSKSQFNVLETTIAEVHLAFEKGELTSRQLVEIYLARIQAYDQSTKLNAIVVVNPNALKIADELDAEYKKTGLLRPLHGIPIIVKDNYDTYDLPTTGGSLAMKGSIAPDDAFQVEKIREAGAIILGKSNMAEWAFSAYKTESSIAGVTRNPYDLSRVPAGSSGGTAAAVAANLALAGLGTDTGNSIRGPSSHNNLVGIRSTMGATSRDGIIPLMLRNDIGGPFARTVEDAVRIYEVIAGYDPNDPITERSQGKIPEDYLQYLSLNNLKGAHIGILRRYIDTATANPEIVTLTEKAIADLKAAGAIIVDPFDIPNYDELIDGIWCNVFQHDVNSYLASLGENAPVKSLQEVKDSGLYLPYIEKMIDGSLKKTVPPDERDPICIDLYHSPKNIAFSKAVNDAMDAANIDAFIYPTWSNPPRLVGDMESPAGDNSQYISPHTGMPAITVPSGFTKNGLPAGITFIGRHFDEPRIMGYVYAYEQQTSHRKSPPGFAQLSK
- a CDS encoding cadherin-like domain-containing protein → GINITLLGTDADGSPLSYGYTTPVSGTLTGTAPALTYTPFANYNGTDGFKYVVNDGTINSDSVSVEITIAAVNDIPAITLAYTDSLLVDQTITEGMLFPKEATSTATNQFAITDIDDTNMESAVVTITPYYMGEDTLVFGAAGTKVLAFVKTGDGTITAPYVGTYTYTGSENITAYMDHLSDLKYQNTKGNNLTTAPRTVTLTVNDGDGNSNTVSRVLDVKITNRAPVAVALSQDGNEDGSMAITLTATDEDDNPLTYTVTNQPMHGGISGTLPVLTYTPNPNYFGEDSFRYIANDGIINSDTATVTLTVKNVQDAPKPFAWVSVLADTVNITGDNLTDIYTLNWDESKDVDNETVDYLITIRVGQSPAVHFEDTTGTTFNISYQDFVDNAFERFPMLPRVTVHFGVLATDGIDTVNVTGEDRTVMVNRYDFLATGEAGFPEVFALHENYPNPFNPSTTLSFDLPKISNVNITIYNMLGQKVKTFSMQNTSAGYHSVRWNGTNDLGERVSTGIYLYQLHTREFVKTRKMVFMK
- a CDS encoding nuclear transport factor 2 family protein, translating into MKKCILTIFLSTISFSQNIANTDAVENILDNLHLYAAEAKAKKYMALFSKDAVFLGTDINERWTKSEFDEYASKRMATGKGWTYIMTERNVFFSDDGKTAWFDEILYSKSYGNFRGTGALKIVDTEWKITQYNLLLPIPNDLMMKYAKEIKAFYDQK